Proteins from one Neodiprion fabricii isolate iyNeoFabr1 chromosome 5, iyNeoFabr1.1, whole genome shotgun sequence genomic window:
- the LOC124183686 gene encoding uncharacterized protein F54H12.2-like, with translation MAFLHAHSGECMKSELDLFSLPPTQTSIEAGQWVHYKPVSSLTDDSPIEFVVPGNGDEYIDLAHTMLSVRVKLQPSAPTPPAGEGNAATPHATPVNNLLHSMFNQVDIFFNQKLVSPANNSYAYRAYIETLLNYAPPAKKSHLSSALWYDSEDGVSDVYDADAVGADRGFIERKRIMSNARTVDLIGHLHCDVFNQDKFLINGVELRLRLVRSRDSFCIMEAENRHKLHILETSLLVRRMKISPGILLAHARTLAKGTAKYPVTRVEVKSFTIHAGVQAETLDNVILGQLPKRVIIGFVSNKAFNGDRQRNPFNFQNYSLNFLSLYVDGVQVPSKPLQMSFAKDELYVDAYHTLFSGTGIHFLNEGNGIGRQQFAKGNCLLAFDLTPDLSANCTSHWSLIKHGTLRVEVRFDDALKETVNCLVYAEFDNLIEVDAARQVITDFSG, from the coding sequence ATGGCCTTCCTGCACGCGCACTCGGGTGAGTGTATGAAGTCGGAACTGGATTTGTTTTCTCTACCACCAACGCAGACGTCTATTGAGGCTGGTCAATGGGTACACTACAAGCCCGTATCATCTCTAACCGACGATTCCCCGATTGAATTTGTTGTACCTGGAAACGGTGATGAGTACATCGATTTGGCACACACTATGCTTAGCGTACGAGTGAAGCTACAACCGTCTGCTCCTACCCCACCGGCAGGCGAAGGCAACGCGGCTACTCCGCATGCCACTCCGGTAAACAATCTGCTTCACTCGATGTTCAATCAAGTCGATATATTCTTCAATCAAAAACTAGTCTCACCAGCCAACAACTCTTACGCCTATCGAGCATATATAGAGACTCTACTGAATTACGCACCCCCCGCCAAAAAATCCCATCTTTCTTCGGCTCTATGGTACGACAGCGAGGATGGAGTATCGGATGTATACGACGCCGACGCCGTCGGTGCTGACCGAGGTTTCATCGAACGCAAACGGATCATGAGCAATGCACGTACCGTTGATCTGATTGGACATCTGCACTGTGACGTATTTAATcaagacaaatttttaatcaacggTGTGGAACTGCGTCTTCGACTTGTGAGATCAAGAGACAGTTTTTGCATCATGGAAGCCGAAAATCGCCACAAGCTGCACATACTGGAAACTTCGCTGCTCGTTCGCCGAATGAAGATCAGCCCTGGAATCTTGCTGGCGCACGCACGGACGCTAGCCAAAGGTACGGCAAAATATCCCGTAACCAGAGTCGAGGTGAAGTCTTTCACCATACACGCAGGAGTACAGGCAGAAACACTGGACAATGTCATACTCGGACAACTACCGAAACGAGTGATAATCGGTTTTGTCAGCAATAAAGCCTTCAACGGCGACAGACAGCGCAAtccgtttaattttcaaaactactCTTTGAATTTCCTGTCGTTGTACGTCGACGGGGTGCAAGTCCCATCGAAGCCGCTACAGATGAGTTTTGCCAAAGACGAACTCTACGTGGACGCTTATCACACCCTCTTCTCCGGTACGGGGATTCATTTTCTGAACGAAGGAAACGGTATCGGCCGACAGCAGTTCGCTAAAGGAAATTGTCTATTGGCTTTTGACCTAACCCCCGATCTCTCAGCCAACTGTACATCGCACTGGTCGCTCATCAAACATGGAACTCTCAGGGTCGAAGTGCGGTTCGACGATGCTCTCAAAGAAACTGTGAATTGCCTAGTGTACGCTGAATTTGATAATCTTATTGAAGTTGATGCTGCACGTCAGGTCATTACAGATTTTTCGGGCTAA